A window from Athalia rosae chromosome 5, iyAthRosa1.1, whole genome shotgun sequence encodes these proteins:
- the LOC105690210 gene encoding uncharacterized protein LOC105690210 isoform X1 produces MSGNNIYLTHRYIYLYVIHGINLQLISHCCTGISCKIFEFRDSQRGSSGSASTSSSGTGTGTGSGGRVAVVGVTRSVRLRKRGSSGFGFSLRGGREHAAGFFVSEVQPGGEAQRNGLRVGDQIIRVNGYPVEDAVHQEVALLARTQQVLVLKIRSVGMIPVKDNPNDPVTWHMVQQQCENGSSILPLSTEIRVRVLVGSKGRLGCGVCRGPSPGLTVQNTREGGPARAAGLRPGDVIVKCNGHRLTELPFEKAVEVMRSSGVLDLVVNRPTYYTPDPGDTIFRGSSGYDSGNSSLLESSPLPAPPPPQQGPVPGRHVYPQNQALCNARNPQRPRTTGSREVQWADIDGKGERTCCPLASSTDSCSSSGSWRHMDQMVEWTRKPNNTTVIHVNQRPGDPAPYLGRGSHSGYRPGEDEDEEPLYDPVAVSRGGYESHYFEADGDIETGRQDLTDNGGICSPLYDPVANGYRDPKDDLREGGRLAEMQFIQKQKETETKTITTVEVHHAICPPPPPCMPPPGSCKWPASQYFDSKPPMSAVGVQMGSTMSMGSTGSTETESSLESSCGKDSVSTSSSSSTCEPASSSSSYVSVATRKILDDQEHSNVIPPAPVAPPLPAVAANIDLSSAIAQELQRRAQKARASQDKSTAQEARNQRIAEPTKTSPAHEQKITHDKLMEEFKRAYQRMFNCKRNGDPNAPADSPVIPANGTVPPAETPEQERPTRASNGIVQRRQTSGAPTPPPPPPRGVTAARTKTNTASDDAVEMQSIESFKLKEPQSVPPPKPPSTYFPSIPREEPAPGRTGSPIGSAGGNAKKPLPVQVPTVPLIPNGTNAGASVNNAAGKGKIAIRIGAYSGEAKAPAKLDFLGNQSPTTTSTAPTTTTPASARGGDQARDSSVPVASRLQNELAATLQRSNLKKKTDEDNNVATNKTVTGNAVSPTRGIPQATENPAILTQNNVEKLAAVLSNKVTIKINTTENISRQD; encoded by the exons GGGCAGCAGCGGGTCAGCGAGCACTTCGAGCAGCGGAACCGGAACTGGAACTGGTTCCGGAGGGCGAGTTGCAGTAGTTGGCGTCACAAGGAGCGTCCGGTTGAGAAAACGGGGTTCATCTGGGTTCGGATTCTCGCTGCGTGGAGGCCGTGAACATGCCGCTGGCTTCTTTGTCAGCGAAGTACAGCCCGGCGGAGAAGCTCAGAGAAATGGCCTCAGG GTTGGTGACCAGATAATACGGGTGAATGGATACCCGGTCGAGGATGCCGTACACCAGGAGGTCGCTCTTTTGGCAAGGACGCAGCAAGTTCTcgtgttgaaaattcgaa gCGTTGGGATGATACCGGTTAAAGA CAATCCAAACGACCCTGTCACGTGGCACATGGTTCAACAACAATGTGAGAACGGTTCAAGCATCCTTCCGTTGAGTACAGAAATCCGAGTGCGAGTTCTGGTTGGATCTAAGGGGCGTCTCGGTTGCGGTGTTTGCAGAGGTCCCAGCCCAGGACTCACAGTACAG AATACAAGGGAGGGAGGACCGGCACGAGCGGCAGGCTTGCGCCCGGGCGACGTTATCGTGAAATGCAACGGTCATCGTCTCACGGAATTGCCGTTTGAAAAAGCCGTCGAAGTGATGCGAAGTTCGGGAGTTTTGGACCTCGTCGTAAATCGGCCAACGTATTACACACCGGATCCAGGAGACACGATTTTCCGCGGTTCCAGCGGATACGATTCCGGTAATTCCAGCCTTTTGGAATCGAGTCCTCTGCCggcacctcctcctcctcaacAAGGACCCGTTCCCGGTCGTCACGTTTACCCCCAAAATCAGGCACTCTGCAACGCGAGAAATCCACAACGCCCCAGAACCACCGGATCGAGAGAAGTCCAGTGGGCGGACATAGACGGCAAAGG cGAGAGGACTTGCTGTCCTCTAGCTTCTTCCACGGACAGCTGCAGCTCTTCGGGCTCTTGGAGGCACATGGATCAG ATGGTGGAGTGGACTCGGAAACCAAACAACACGACGGTTATCCACGTTAATCAACGCCCGGGTGACCCTGCGCCTTACCTAGGAAGAGGTTCACACTCGGGGTACCGACCGGGCGAAGATGAAGACGAAGAACCACTTTACGATCCGGTTGCGGTATCCCGAGGTGGTTACGAGTCGCATTATTTCGAGGCAGACGGTGACATCGAGACTGGACGACAGGATCTGACGGACAACGGAGGGATTTGCAGCCCCCTTTACGACCCCGTAGCCAACGGATATCGAGACCCGAAG GATGACCTTCGAGAAGGTGGCCGACTGGCGGAGAtgcaatttattcaaaagcaaaaagaaacggaaactAAAACAATTACAACAGTCGAAGTACATCACGCCATTTGCCCTCCTCCGCCCCCCTGTATGCCGCCGCCCGGCTCGTGCAAATGGCCAGCAAGCCAATATTTCG ATTCAAAACCACCGATGAGCGCCGTTGGAGTCCAAATGGGAAGTACGATGTCCATGGGAAGCACAGGATCAACCGAGACTGAATCGAGCCTAGAATCATCATGCGGGAAGGACTCCGTATCCacttcttcctcctcgtcgACCTGCGAACCggcgtcctcctcctcctcctacgtTTCCGTTGCGACGAGGAAAATTCTTGACGATCAAGAACACTCTAATGTCATTCCACCGGCACCTGTTGCACCACCTTTACCAGCCGTGGCTGCTAACATCGATCTTAGTTCCGCGATTGCACAGGAATTGCAGAGGAGAGCTCAG AAAGCGAGGGCTTCTCAGGATAAATCGACAGCGCAAGAAGCACGGAATCAACGAATCGCAGAGCCGACGAAAACTTCACCAGCTCACGAGCAGAAGATCACCCACGACAAG TTGATGGAGGAATTCAAACGCGCTTACCAAAGAATGTTCAACTGCAAAAGAAACGGAGATCCCAACGCTCCGGCGGATTCCCCGGTAATTCCCGCCAACGGGACGGTACCACCCGCCGAGACGCCAGAGCAG GAACGACCGACTCGAGCTTCGAACGGTATTGTGCAGCGACGTCAGACTTCGGGAGCCCCGACGCCTCCACCGCCTCCGCCGAGGGGTGTAACTGCAGCAAGAACTAAAACAAATACGGCAAGCGACGATGCGGTCGAAATGCAGAGCATAGAATCCTTCAAATTAAAAGAACCGCAGAGTGTTCCCCCGCCGAAACCCCCATCTACGTACTTTCCTTCGATCCCACGGGAGGAACCAGCTCCAGGAAGAACCGGAAGTCCGATTGGTTCGGCGGGAGGAAACGCGAAAAAACCACTACCTGTTCAGGTGCCAACCGTTCCGCTCATCCCGAACGGGACGAATGCAGGGGCGTCCGTAAATAATGCCGCCGGGAAGGGAAAAATAGCGATAAGGATAGGCGCCTACTCAGGTGAGGCTAAGGCGCCAGCGAAATTAGATTTTCTAGGCAATCAatcgccgacgacgacgtcaaCGGCACCGACAACAACGACGCCTGCATCGGCCAGAGGTGGCGATCAGGCCAGGGATTCTTCTGTCCCGGTCGCGTCTCGTCTTCAAAACGAGTTAGCGGCAACTTTGCAGAGgtcaaatttgaagaaaaagactGACGAG GATAACAACGTTGCTACAAATAAAACGGTAACTGGCAACGCGGTGTCTCCGACAAGAGGTATTCCACAGGCAACTGAAAATCCAGCAATTTTGACGCAAAATAACGTCGAGAAATTAGCAGCAGTTTTAAGCAACAAGGTAACAATCAAGATTAACACAACTGAGAATATCTCACGGCAAGATTAG
- the LOC105690129 gene encoding uncharacterized protein LOC105690129 yields the protein MEHNRIQKLLLSEYCEFSDTVLIESPFAQTTRDGKGLREVALGLTPSRLIIAADILNKNSEFMCPPDLDPSIESFELVSVFPLEYVALSIFRRRRRRTLKARLIDGRANYYELGGMDRRGMFWTLWCERIQSIIADKGNGSSLSETTAASSSSASTLYLLSSEVEIDGEIRKSGERRSVCRIWAHYGGAGDGSLLPTWPRKDLFLGPSHDQLGYGYYAPVPVRFAGASLDDLIRDELKDYSSEKRHVKRGCYSWPVGRDFGQQGENLRHSGGLCDVLFTRDRNLDFSQGIRVDGLWSTEFVEDSGGGHRDDNKKPEQKKNASQTTAQKILNLAPKISRFGFGVRENCSTGLYLEPVTTRHVQHVQQPTNKLLDPYKLLESGVTVWEGGERRTELRRSRKSADRHPRRYGISTAGHFMHALGPWSVQPGERESVQGRRSSSAVAVRRQPPDPELRLPVSRRQLAASVSATALEPGRCGAMGAATRGRVVLFWTPEYWYRPRAATAAYKELRQHLALLRDFQSERDRCDCGNRKTFFTRRKRGSQSDAGDPGEDRSSRILGRIFSSQGIEQAVRGKKKNGARSQTGGGTTGQLRRLLKMDFRVSAWDLDSTTIAQQLTLIDRDLFLRIPSLETEIVVYQRTSRNAPNLGAWIAFSHRVSCLIASEILNVKKIESRARLIARMINAAKKCHATGNFHSTRSILVGLQSPPIYRLKATWSHLRIHHATKYQTVEKLCKIYRSPRTDRYRRNWARAEHVQPAMPYVGDLLVRLLGINYERRRRKAVTKTLQPKSEVNNNSVLSDSKYRGEIKPRVSLARRIISATILKLRNGSKSSPSPSGVSENIEGPWNARQRRVARRAYERWRSYVTDLRMIAENDAKMTRMDDRKKRVIEVASWLADCQRSAQNYGYPGHSLAWEFLLKARYKEDRENFFISLKLEPPSI from the exons ATGGAGCATAACAGAATTCAGAAGTTGCTGCTTTCGGAATACTGCGAATTCTCTGATACCGTTTTAATCGAATCGCCGTTCGCGCAAACTACTCGCGACGGCAAGGGACTGAGGGAAGTCGCTCTGGGATTAACGCCTTCGAGACTCATCATAGCTGCAgatattttgaacaaaaatagcGAGTTCATGTGCCCTCCGGACCTTGATCCTAGCATTGAAAGTTTCGAACTCGTTTCTGTCTTCCCGTTGGAATACGTCGCTCTCTCCATTTTTCGGAGGAGACGTCGACGAACGTTGAAGGCAAG ACTCATCGACGGCAGAGCAAATTATTACGAACTAGGTGGAATGGATCGTCGCGGAATGTTCTGGACTTTATGGTGCGAGCGTATTCAGAGTATAATCGCCGATAAGGGAAACGGTAGTTCCTTGTCAGAGACAACCGCAGCGTCTTCTTCAAGTGCTAGTACGCTCTACTTGCTCTCTTCCGAAGTCGAGATCGACGGGGAAATCAGAAAATCTGGAGAACGTCGATCGGTTTGCAGAATCTGGGCGCACTACGGCGGCGCAGGCGACGGAAGTTTGCTTCCGACGTGGCCACGAAAGGATCTCTTCCTCGGTCCTTCTCACGACCAACTGGGATACGGCTACTACGCTCCTGTACCCGTGCGTTTCGCCGGCGCCAGTTTGGACGATTTGATAAGAGACGAGTTGAAAGATTATTCGTCGGAGAAACGACACGTGAAACGGGGTTGCTACAGTTGGCCCGTTGGTCGAGATTTCGGCCAACAGGGAGAAAATCTCCGTCATTCCGGGGGGCTCTGCGATGTCCTTTTTACCAGGGATAGAAATCTCGACTTTTCCCAGGGTATTCGTGTGGATGGTTTATGGTCGACGGAATTTGTCGAAGATTCCGGCGGCGGGCACCGCGACGACAATAAAAAAcctgagcagaaaaaaaacgcttcCCAAACAACGGCGCAAAAGATTCTAAATCTTGCgccaaaaatttccagattcgGTTTCGGTGTACGCGAAAATTGCAGCACTGGATTGTATCTGGAACCCGTGACTACGCGGCACGTGCAACACGTTCAGCAGCCGACCAACAAACTTTTGGATCCTTACAAGCTCCTCGAAAGTGGTGTGACGGTTTGGGAAGGCGGCGAGAGGCGAACGGAACTGAGGCGATCCCGAAAATCTGCTGACCGGCATCCCAGACGATACGGAATCTCAACTGCGGGTCATTTCATGCACGCTTTGGGGCCGTGGTCGGTTCAACCCGGAGAACGGGAATCGGTCCaaggtcgtcgttcttcgagCGCTGTCGCGGTGCGACGTCAACCGCCTGACCCCGAACTCCGCTTACCTGTTTCCCGCAGGCAACTGGCTGCAAGCGTTTCCGCAACCGCTCTGGAACCTGGAAGATGCGGAGCGATGGGGGCTGCGACCCGCGGCCGTGTCGTTCTCTTCTGGACGCCAGAATATTGGTACCGACCACGCGCCGCGACGGCGGCGTACAAGGAACTCAGACAGCACTTGGCGCTACTGCGGGATTTTCAATCGGAACGAGATCGCTGCGACTGTGGAAATCGGAAGACTTTTTTCACCCGGAGAAAACGAGGCTCTCAAAGTGACGCCGGTGACCCTGGAGAGGACAGATCCTCCCGCATATTGGGGCGAATATTTTCCTCCCAAGGTATCGAGCAGGCCGTTcgcgggaagaaaaaaaatggcgcaCGTTCGCAAACGGGCGGCGGTACGACCGGTCAGCTTCGGCGTCTTCTGAAAATGGATTTCAGAGTAAGCGCTTGGGATTTGGACAGCACAACGATCGCTCAACAATTGACTCTGATCGACCGTGATCTCTTTCTCCGAATTCCATCGCTGGAAACGGAAATAGTCGTTTATCAGAGGACCTCCCGTAACGCGCCGAACCTAGGCGCTTGGATAGCTTTCAGTCACCGTGTCTCCTGTTTGATTGCGTCCGAAATtttgaacgtaaaaaaaatcgagtcacGCGCTCGTTTGATCGCGCGTATGATAAACGCCGCGAAGAAATGTCACGCTACCGgcaattttcattccacgAGATCCATTCTGGTAGGGCTTCAAAGTCCGCCGATTTATCGATTGAAAGCGACTTGGTCGCACCTCAGAATTCATCACGCTACCAAGTATCAGACCGTGGAAAAATTGTGCAAGATATACAGGAGCCCGCGGACCGACAGGTATCGTAGAAATTGGGCGAGGGCCGAACACGTCCAGCCCGCTATGCCTTACGTCGGAGATCTGCTGGTGCGATTATTGGGAATAAATTACGAACGTCGGCGTCGAAAAGCGGTTACGAAAACTTTGCAACCCAAATCGGAAGTTAACAATAACTCAGTTCTGAGCGATTCCAAATACCGCGGTGAGATAAAACCTCGAGTTAGTTTGGCCCGGCGAATTATTTCCGCGACTATATTGAAGCTGCGAAATGGATCGAAATCGAGCCCATCGCCTTCCGGAGTTTCGGAAAATATCGAAGGCCCTTGGAACGCGAGGCAACGAAGAGTCGCTCGAAGGGCTTACGAACGATGGCGTAGCTACGTGACGGACTTGCGAATGATAGCAGAGAACGACGCGAAAATGACGAGGATGGACGACAGGAAAAAGCGAGTCATCGAGGTAGCTTCGTGGCTAGCGGACTGTCAGAGATCCGCGCAAAATTATGGATACCCCGGTCACTCCCTTGCCTGGGAATTCTTATTGAAAGCTCGTTACAAGGAGGATagggagaattttttcatcagtttaAAGCTCGAGCCACCGTCGATTTGA
- the LOC105690210 gene encoding mucin-5AC isoform X2: MDSNMSTAFAHRGSSGSASTSSSGTGTGTGSGGRVAVVGVTRSVRLRKRGSSGFGFSLRGGREHAAGFFVSEVQPGGEAQRNGLRVGDQIIRVNGYPVEDAVHQEVALLARTQQVLVLKIRSVGMIPVKDNPNDPVTWHMVQQQCENGSSILPLSTEIRVRVLVGSKGRLGCGVCRGPSPGLTVQNTREGGPARAAGLRPGDVIVKCNGHRLTELPFEKAVEVMRSSGVLDLVVNRPTYYTPDPGDTIFRGSSGYDSGNSSLLESSPLPAPPPPQQGPVPGRHVYPQNQALCNARNPQRPRTTGSREVQWADIDGKGERTCCPLASSTDSCSSSGSWRHMDQMVEWTRKPNNTTVIHVNQRPGDPAPYLGRGSHSGYRPGEDEDEEPLYDPVAVSRGGYESHYFEADGDIETGRQDLTDNGGICSPLYDPVANGYRDPKDDLREGGRLAEMQFIQKQKETETKTITTVEVHHAICPPPPPCMPPPGSCKWPASQYFDSKPPMSAVGVQMGSTMSMGSTGSTETESSLESSCGKDSVSTSSSSSTCEPASSSSSYVSVATRKILDDQEHSNVIPPAPVAPPLPAVAANIDLSSAIAQELQRRAQKARASQDKSTAQEARNQRIAEPTKTSPAHEQKITHDKLMEEFKRAYQRMFNCKRNGDPNAPADSPVIPANGTVPPAETPEQERPTRASNGIVQRRQTSGAPTPPPPPPRGVTAARTKTNTASDDAVEMQSIESFKLKEPQSVPPPKPPSTYFPSIPREEPAPGRTGSPIGSAGGNAKKPLPVQVPTVPLIPNGTNAGASVNNAAGKGKIAIRIGAYSGEAKAPAKLDFLGNQSPTTTSTAPTTTTPASARGGDQARDSSVPVASRLQNELAATLQRSNLKKKTDEDNNVATNKTVTGNAVSPTRGIPQATENPAILTQNNVEKLAAVLSNKVTIKINTTENISRQD; the protein is encoded by the exons GGGCAGCAGCGGGTCAGCGAGCACTTCGAGCAGCGGAACCGGAACTGGAACTGGTTCCGGAGGGCGAGTTGCAGTAGTTGGCGTCACAAGGAGCGTCCGGTTGAGAAAACGGGGTTCATCTGGGTTCGGATTCTCGCTGCGTGGAGGCCGTGAACATGCCGCTGGCTTCTTTGTCAGCGAAGTACAGCCCGGCGGAGAAGCTCAGAGAAATGGCCTCAGG GTTGGTGACCAGATAATACGGGTGAATGGATACCCGGTCGAGGATGCCGTACACCAGGAGGTCGCTCTTTTGGCAAGGACGCAGCAAGTTCTcgtgttgaaaattcgaa gCGTTGGGATGATACCGGTTAAAGA CAATCCAAACGACCCTGTCACGTGGCACATGGTTCAACAACAATGTGAGAACGGTTCAAGCATCCTTCCGTTGAGTACAGAAATCCGAGTGCGAGTTCTGGTTGGATCTAAGGGGCGTCTCGGTTGCGGTGTTTGCAGAGGTCCCAGCCCAGGACTCACAGTACAG AATACAAGGGAGGGAGGACCGGCACGAGCGGCAGGCTTGCGCCCGGGCGACGTTATCGTGAAATGCAACGGTCATCGTCTCACGGAATTGCCGTTTGAAAAAGCCGTCGAAGTGATGCGAAGTTCGGGAGTTTTGGACCTCGTCGTAAATCGGCCAACGTATTACACACCGGATCCAGGAGACACGATTTTCCGCGGTTCCAGCGGATACGATTCCGGTAATTCCAGCCTTTTGGAATCGAGTCCTCTGCCggcacctcctcctcctcaacAAGGACCCGTTCCCGGTCGTCACGTTTACCCCCAAAATCAGGCACTCTGCAACGCGAGAAATCCACAACGCCCCAGAACCACCGGATCGAGAGAAGTCCAGTGGGCGGACATAGACGGCAAAGG cGAGAGGACTTGCTGTCCTCTAGCTTCTTCCACGGACAGCTGCAGCTCTTCGGGCTCTTGGAGGCACATGGATCAG ATGGTGGAGTGGACTCGGAAACCAAACAACACGACGGTTATCCACGTTAATCAACGCCCGGGTGACCCTGCGCCTTACCTAGGAAGAGGTTCACACTCGGGGTACCGACCGGGCGAAGATGAAGACGAAGAACCACTTTACGATCCGGTTGCGGTATCCCGAGGTGGTTACGAGTCGCATTATTTCGAGGCAGACGGTGACATCGAGACTGGACGACAGGATCTGACGGACAACGGAGGGATTTGCAGCCCCCTTTACGACCCCGTAGCCAACGGATATCGAGACCCGAAG GATGACCTTCGAGAAGGTGGCCGACTGGCGGAGAtgcaatttattcaaaagcaaaaagaaacggaaactAAAACAATTACAACAGTCGAAGTACATCACGCCATTTGCCCTCCTCCGCCCCCCTGTATGCCGCCGCCCGGCTCGTGCAAATGGCCAGCAAGCCAATATTTCG ATTCAAAACCACCGATGAGCGCCGTTGGAGTCCAAATGGGAAGTACGATGTCCATGGGAAGCACAGGATCAACCGAGACTGAATCGAGCCTAGAATCATCATGCGGGAAGGACTCCGTATCCacttcttcctcctcgtcgACCTGCGAACCggcgtcctcctcctcctcctacgtTTCCGTTGCGACGAGGAAAATTCTTGACGATCAAGAACACTCTAATGTCATTCCACCGGCACCTGTTGCACCACCTTTACCAGCCGTGGCTGCTAACATCGATCTTAGTTCCGCGATTGCACAGGAATTGCAGAGGAGAGCTCAG AAAGCGAGGGCTTCTCAGGATAAATCGACAGCGCAAGAAGCACGGAATCAACGAATCGCAGAGCCGACGAAAACTTCACCAGCTCACGAGCAGAAGATCACCCACGACAAG TTGATGGAGGAATTCAAACGCGCTTACCAAAGAATGTTCAACTGCAAAAGAAACGGAGATCCCAACGCTCCGGCGGATTCCCCGGTAATTCCCGCCAACGGGACGGTACCACCCGCCGAGACGCCAGAGCAG GAACGACCGACTCGAGCTTCGAACGGTATTGTGCAGCGACGTCAGACTTCGGGAGCCCCGACGCCTCCACCGCCTCCGCCGAGGGGTGTAACTGCAGCAAGAACTAAAACAAATACGGCAAGCGACGATGCGGTCGAAATGCAGAGCATAGAATCCTTCAAATTAAAAGAACCGCAGAGTGTTCCCCCGCCGAAACCCCCATCTACGTACTTTCCTTCGATCCCACGGGAGGAACCAGCTCCAGGAAGAACCGGAAGTCCGATTGGTTCGGCGGGAGGAAACGCGAAAAAACCACTACCTGTTCAGGTGCCAACCGTTCCGCTCATCCCGAACGGGACGAATGCAGGGGCGTCCGTAAATAATGCCGCCGGGAAGGGAAAAATAGCGATAAGGATAGGCGCCTACTCAGGTGAGGCTAAGGCGCCAGCGAAATTAGATTTTCTAGGCAATCAatcgccgacgacgacgtcaaCGGCACCGACAACAACGACGCCTGCATCGGCCAGAGGTGGCGATCAGGCCAGGGATTCTTCTGTCCCGGTCGCGTCTCGTCTTCAAAACGAGTTAGCGGCAACTTTGCAGAGgtcaaatttgaagaaaaagactGACGAG GATAACAACGTTGCTACAAATAAAACGGTAACTGGCAACGCGGTGTCTCCGACAAGAGGTATTCCACAGGCAACTGAAAATCCAGCAATTTTGACGCAAAATAACGTCGAGAAATTAGCAGCAGTTTTAAGCAACAAGGTAACAATCAAGATTAACACAACTGAGAATATCTCACGGCAAGATTAG